From Nguyenibacter vanlangensis, one genomic window encodes:
- a CDS encoding LysR family transcriptional regulator, producing the protein MAEDRLFALLHDDRPACTRARVMRSADLEYFKLAVEAGSLARAAMIRGMRLSTFARAIDRLEDELASPRGAKPHRHSFDGSRERDNLESFFFS; encoded by the coding sequence GTGGCAGAAGATAGACTCTTTGCTCTTTTGCATGATGATCGTCCTGCTTGCACACGCGCTCGCGTCATGCGAAGCGCAGATCTTGAATATTTCAAGCTTGCCGTGGAGGCCGGCAGTCTGGCAAGGGCAGCCATGATTCGTGGCATGAGACTTTCTACCTTCGCCCGTGCCATCGACAGGCTCGAAGATGAGTTGGCGTCACCTCGCGGAGCGAAACCACACCGGCATTCGTTTGACGGCAGCCGGGAACGTGACAATTTAGAGAGTTTCTTTTTTTCTTGA
- a CDS encoding IS5 family transposase (programmed frameshift), which produces MWTIENRVRYDRSKLRYPSDLTDEEWSLIETMIPHAKRGGNKRTVNVREVMNGLMYILSTGCQWRAIPKDLPPRSTVNYYFCRWQYEGTLERLHHALYVLCREQVHRDASPTAAIIDSQSVKSAEKGGAEIDPSGFDSGKKIKGKKRHILVDTQGLLMAAIVHAADIQDRDGGVMLMATLFGLYPFLLKLYADAGYQGPKFQQGLAQACRTVNVEIVRRCDVRKFVVLPKRWIVERTIAWLNRCRRLSKDWESLNQNTLAFLQWASVRMMLRRLCNHKA; this is translated from the exons ATGTGGACGATTGAAAATCGCGTCCGGTATGACCGCAGTAAACTCCGCTATCCCAGCGACCTGACTGACGAGGAATGGTCGCTGATCGAGACGATGATCCCCCACGCCAAGCGGGGCGGCAACAAGCGGACCGTGAACGTGCGCGAGGTCATGAACGGTCTGATGTATATTCTGAGCACCGGGTGCCAGTGGCGCGCGATCCCGAAAGATCTGCCGCCACGCAGCACGGTGAACTATTATTTCTGCCGTTGGCAATATGAGGGTACGCTCGAGCGGTTGCACCATGCCCTTTACGTGCTCTGCCGCGAACAGGTGCATCGCGACGCCAGCCCCACAGCAGCCATTATTGACAGCCAGAGCGTCAAAAGTGCCGAAAAAGGGGGGGCGGA GATCGACCCGTCCGGCTTCGACAGTGGCAAGAAGATCAAGGGCAAGAAGCGGCATATCCTCGTCGATACACAGGGACTTCTGATGGCCGCCATCGTGCATGCGGCTGATATCCAGGACCGCGACGGCGGCGTCATGCTGATGGCAACATTGTTCGGACTGTATCCATTCCTTCTGAAACTCTACGCCGACGCTGGCTATCAGGGGCCGAAGTTCCAGCAAGGACTGGCCCAGGCCTGTCGCACTGTGAACGTCGAGATCGTGCGACGATGCGATGTCCGAAAGTTCGTGGTGCTGCCCAAGCGCTGGATTGTGGAACGCACCATCGCCTGGTTGAACCGCTGCCGACGCCTGAGCAAGGATTGGGAGAGCCTCAACCAGAACACACTCGCTTTCCTTCAATGGGCATCAGTCCGGATGATGCTCAGAAGACTCTGTAATCATAAAGCATGA
- a CDS encoding IS1595 family transposase, whose protein sequence is MARNKVQFQKGLSEAQFDELYGSEEKCRAVIFGWRWPSGFECPACGGREHSVIQSRGQYQCSACRKQTSLIAGTIFAATKVPLRTWFRALYHLTQSKGGISSIELGRRLGVTQTTAWKIKHKLAQVMMEREAGKRLKGRIELDDAYLGGERGGGKRGRGSAGKTPIVAAVETTPQGKPIRLKLRRVAGFSRAEIAKMAKNSFDPASSVVSDGLRCFAAVTEAGCVHHPILTGSGPKAGRNPAFKWVNTALANIKNAMTGTYRAIRDKHAPRYLAEFVYRFNRRFDLASMIPRLGYAAVRTPPMPYRLLKLAEISA, encoded by the coding sequence ATGGCTCGCAACAAGGTCCAGTTTCAGAAAGGGCTAAGCGAAGCCCAATTTGACGAACTTTACGGAAGCGAAGAGAAGTGCCGAGCGGTGATCTTTGGCTGGCGTTGGCCATCTGGTTTTGAATGCCCGGCCTGCGGCGGGCGTGAGCACAGCGTCATTCAGAGCCGTGGGCAGTATCAATGCAGCGCCTGTCGGAAGCAGACGTCGCTGATCGCCGGAACGATCTTCGCGGCAACCAAGGTGCCGTTACGGACCTGGTTTCGTGCCCTGTACCATCTGACCCAGAGCAAAGGCGGCATCTCCAGCATCGAACTGGGGCGCAGGCTCGGCGTGACGCAGACCACGGCCTGGAAGATCAAGCATAAACTCGCGCAGGTAATGATGGAGCGCGAGGCCGGCAAGCGACTGAAGGGACGGATCGAACTGGACGACGCCTATCTCGGCGGAGAACGCGGCGGCGGCAAGCGCGGGCGAGGATCAGCGGGCAAGACGCCGATCGTGGCCGCTGTTGAAACCACACCGCAAGGCAAGCCAATCCGCCTGAAACTCCGCCGGGTGGCCGGGTTCAGTAGGGCCGAGATCGCAAAGATGGCAAAAAACAGCTTCGACCCCGCCAGCAGCGTGGTCAGTGACGGTCTACGCTGTTTCGCCGCCGTCACCGAAGCAGGGTGCGTCCATCATCCCATCCTGACCGGTTCGGGACCAAAGGCAGGCCGCAACCCTGCTTTCAAATGGGTCAATACCGCTCTCGCCAACATCAAGAATGCCATGACCGGTACTTACCGTGCTATCCGTGACAAGCATGCGCCGCGCTATCTCGCCGAGTTCGTTTATCGCTTCAATCGCCGCTTCGACCTCGCCTCCATGATCCCTCGCCTCGGATACGCCGCCGTCAGAACCCCGCCCATGCCCTATCGCCTGCTCAAATTGGCTGAAATTAGTGCGTAA
- a CDS encoding hydrolase: MNTIATHDGPAIGGTPLLDASDCALVLVDEQAGLAFATGSADRQVLRSNAIALARTATTFGVPVVVSTSASKVYSGPLMPPLRAVLPDVTPIERRSMNLWEDGAAKAAVIATGRKILVVAGLLTEACVSFPVLSALAEGYKVHVVADVCGGLTAASHDAALRRMEQAGAVMTSWLQLLLEFQRDWTRHETYEAARSIVVDHGGGYGIGLDYARDMIKPA, translated from the coding sequence ATGAACACCATCGCGACACATGATGGGCCGGCGATTGGCGGCACTCCTCTTCTTGACGCCAGCGATTGCGCGCTGGTTCTGGTCGACGAGCAGGCAGGCCTTGCCTTTGCCACCGGATCGGCCGATCGCCAAGTCCTGCGCAGCAACGCAATCGCGCTTGCCCGTACCGCGACAACCTTCGGTGTGCCGGTGGTCGTCAGCACCTCCGCATCGAAGGTTTATAGCGGCCCGCTGATGCCGCCGCTCCGCGCCGTCCTGCCCGACGTAACACCGATCGAACGACGCAGCATGAATCTGTGGGAGGACGGAGCAGCGAAGGCCGCGGTGATCGCAACAGGTCGCAAGATACTGGTGGTTGCCGGACTATTGACGGAGGCCTGCGTCAGCTTCCCCGTGCTATCAGCCCTTGCCGAAGGCTACAAAGTCCATGTCGTTGCCGATGTCTGCGGTGGCCTCACCGCGGCGAGCCATGACGCTGCCCTTCGGCGAATGGAGCAGGCCGGGGCGGTGATGACGTCTTGGCTTCAACTGCTGCTGGAGTTCCAGCGTGACTGGACACGCCATGAAACCTATGAAGCCGCGCGATCAATCGTTGTCGATCATGGCGGGGGCTATGGCATCGGTCTGGACTATGCCCGTGACATGATCAAGCCCGCATAA
- a CDS encoding MFS transporter, protein MTSRAQSADASPLTKGALPSSPTENKRFVTVFLSVAPAMFLGSLDQTIVATALPAIATSLHGFTQIAWIVTAYLLAATVAAPIYGRIGDAVGRKPALLGALALFVAGSLGCGLAPDLTTLEVARAIQGLGGGGLMTLSQSLIGEAVNPKDRGRFQGWFGAVFALASTLGPIAGGLLSEHVGWRWIFWINIPLGLGAAVAAWPLAAEKGQGPFTLDVPGTSVFVGATLALLLVLTQGPGWGWTSTTVLALGGAGILGFALLLPIERRVAAPLISPALLQNAIVWRVTLCTTLFAAVLFAAVIQVPLLLELVLGLSPSISGLLLIPLTLAQVVISTWTGLRISNTGLPRGPLVCGLGLAAAGFALLAAAIDEGAWMIAGASTLFGLGLGTTMPAAQTMVQWAGGKAHLGTATATLSFARSIGGVMGTAATSAILLLAMEWQAPGAVAQVQAALDVPTSGIAAAAFPLNAIREAFRWVFGAMAMIALAAALLAISIRAINLGDPEPAEEA, encoded by the coding sequence ATGACCTCGCGCGCGCAGTCCGCTGATGCCAGCCCCCTCACGAAAGGTGCGCTTCCTTCCTCGCCCACAGAAAACAAGCGCTTCGTCACGGTCTTCCTGAGCGTGGCACCCGCGATGTTCCTTGGTTCGCTCGACCAGACGATCGTTGCGACTGCATTGCCGGCGATCGCCACATCGCTGCATGGCTTCACGCAGATCGCCTGGATTGTCACCGCCTATCTGCTGGCAGCGACGGTCGCGGCACCGATCTATGGGCGGATCGGCGACGCAGTGGGGCGCAAGCCTGCGCTGCTGGGGGCGTTGGCACTGTTCGTGGCGGGTTCGCTCGGCTGTGGGTTGGCGCCTGACCTCACCACGCTGGAGGTCGCCCGCGCCATACAGGGGCTGGGCGGCGGCGGTCTAATGACCCTGTCGCAGTCGCTGATTGGCGAGGCCGTGAATCCGAAGGATCGCGGCCGCTTTCAGGGCTGGTTCGGCGCGGTATTCGCGCTCGCCAGCACGTTAGGGCCCATCGCTGGAGGCCTCTTGTCCGAACATGTCGGGTGGCGCTGGATTTTCTGGATCAACATACCTCTCGGCCTCGGGGCGGCAGTCGCCGCCTGGCCGTTAGCGGCTGAGAAGGGTCAAGGGCCTTTCACGCTCGACGTGCCCGGTACGTCGGTGTTCGTCGGCGCGACGCTCGCCTTGCTGCTGGTACTGACGCAAGGACCAGGCTGGGGCTGGACTTCGACGACAGTGCTCGCTCTGGGCGGTGCTGGAATCCTCGGCTTCGCTCTGCTGCTACCGATCGAGCGTCGGGTTGCCGCGCCATTGATTTCGCCGGCGCTATTGCAGAACGCGATCGTCTGGCGGGTGACTTTATGCACCACACTGTTTGCCGCGGTGCTCTTCGCGGCGGTGATCCAGGTACCGCTATTGCTGGAACTGGTGCTGGGCCTGAGCCCAAGCATATCCGGTCTCTTGCTGATCCCGCTGACGCTTGCGCAGGTGGTCATCTCGACCTGGACGGGCCTGCGCATCTCGAACACCGGCCTGCCCCGCGGGCCACTGGTCTGCGGGCTGGGACTCGCCGCCGCTGGATTCGCGCTGCTTGCCGCGGCTATCGACGAGGGCGCCTGGATGATCGCCGGTGCCTCGACCCTGTTCGGGCTTGGTCTTGGAACCACGATGCCAGCGGCCCAGACGATGGTGCAATGGGCCGGCGGCAAGGCGCATCTGGGCACCGCGACCGCGACATTGTCCTTCGCGCGTTCGATCGGAGGGGTGATGGGCACGGCGGCGACTTCGGCGATCCTGCTCCTGGCGATGGAGTGGCAGGCACCGGGGGCCGTGGCGCAGGTCCAGGCAGCGCTCGATGTGCCCACCAGCGGCATCGCGGCTGCGGCATTTCCATTAAATGCGATCCGTGAAGCCTTTCGCTGGGTGTTCGGGGCGATGGCGATGATCGCGCTCGCCGCCGCGTTGCTCGCCATCAGCATCCGGGCGATCAACCTCGGCGACCCCGAGCCCGCGGAAGAAGCATGA
- a CDS encoding molybdopterin cofactor-binding domain-containing protein, whose protein sequence is MSILNAAPPLSRRSFLGGGALVVSFAITPRAFAQLAGGGEGGAGPRIVAPNLPGSLKSTPWLDAWIRIDADGHITAFTGKAELGQGIRTALLQVAAEELDVAPGQIELVTVDTERTPDEGLTAGSHSMQDSGSALRNAAANVRMLLIQEAARAWDVAPDTIGTSGDGRLHSATGRTARYGELAASLSLHVEALPNVPLRDPKLFRTMGTALARVDIPAKLTGGAAYVQDMRVPGMLHARVVRGPSVGTRLDPLNVAAVEGLAGVVKIVQVGSFVAVVADREWTAITALRRLQETGFVRMAPPIPQGDVVTTLRSLPPEEIVVLDTHDVTEPSARTVRARYTRPWLSHGSIGPSCAVAMFRDGRMTIWTHSQGTYDVRRVAAELLDLPPANVHAIHVEGAGCYGQNGADDVAAEAAMIAKAVPGRPIRLQWMREQEFGWEPLGPAMVTEVEASLDAQNRIVAWNYDVWSNPHNNRPVGAGGVLVGGEVVPPFPAPEGKPIPMPEGDGDRNANPLYTLPNMHVLYHFLKDMPIRVSALRSLGAHLNVFSIESMFDELAKASGVDPLVLRLAHMKDERARAVMQTAAERFGWVNGVRGDGRRGRGMGFARYKNLGAYCAVMLDIEVERETGRIAVLRAVAAVDSGQPVNTDGIRNQVEGGIIQSLSWTTHESVTFDANRRTSFDWSMYPILRFADAPHSVEVHVIDSVGMPFLGTAECAQGPTSAALANALADAVGVRLREMPLSPARVKAAIGVI, encoded by the coding sequence ATGAGCATTTTGAATGCTGCTCCGCCCCTGTCGCGCCGCTCTTTCCTCGGTGGTGGCGCACTTGTCGTCTCCTTCGCGATAACGCCGCGTGCGTTCGCGCAACTCGCTGGTGGGGGGGAAGGGGGTGCCGGCCCCCGCATCGTCGCGCCGAACCTGCCGGGAAGCCTGAAATCCACGCCATGGCTGGACGCATGGATCCGCATCGATGCGGACGGACATATCACCGCCTTCACCGGCAAAGCCGAACTGGGACAAGGCATCCGGACCGCATTGCTGCAGGTCGCCGCCGAGGAACTGGATGTGGCGCCTGGGCAGATCGAACTGGTGACCGTCGACACGGAGAGAACGCCCGATGAAGGCCTGACGGCCGGGAGTCACTCGATGCAGGATAGCGGCAGCGCGCTTCGCAATGCCGCCGCGAATGTCCGCATGCTGTTGATTCAGGAGGCCGCGCGTGCCTGGGACGTGGCGCCGGACACCATCGGCACAAGCGGTGACGGTCGACTGCATAGTGCAACCGGCCGCACGGCGCGCTATGGCGAGCTTGCAGCCTCGCTCTCGCTGCATGTCGAAGCGCTTCCCAATGTGCCCCTGCGCGATCCGAAGCTGTTTCGTACGATGGGCACGGCACTGGCGCGTGTCGACATCCCGGCAAAACTGACGGGCGGGGCCGCGTATGTGCAGGATATGCGCGTGCCGGGAATGTTGCATGCACGTGTCGTGCGCGGCCCGAGTGTCGGCACGCGCCTCGATCCACTGAATGTCGCGGCCGTCGAGGGCCTCGCCGGCGTGGTCAAAATCGTGCAGGTCGGGTCGTTCGTCGCCGTGGTCGCCGACCGCGAATGGACCGCGATCACGGCGCTGCGACGGCTTCAGGAGACGGGCTTCGTCCGGATGGCGCCGCCGATCCCTCAGGGCGACGTCGTCACGACGCTCAGGAGCTTGCCGCCCGAAGAGATTGTCGTTCTCGACACCCACGATGTGACCGAGCCTTCCGCTCGCACCGTCAGGGCACGCTATACGCGACCGTGGCTTAGCCACGGATCCATCGGTCCGTCTTGTGCGGTCGCGATGTTCCGGGACGGCAGGATGACCATATGGACGCACAGCCAGGGCACATACGACGTTCGTCGCGTCGCGGCCGAGCTTCTTGATCTGCCGCCTGCGAACGTGCATGCGATCCATGTCGAAGGGGCCGGGTGTTACGGCCAGAATGGCGCCGATGACGTTGCTGCGGAAGCCGCCATGATCGCAAAGGCCGTGCCTGGGCGGCCAATTCGGTTGCAATGGATGCGCGAGCAGGAGTTCGGTTGGGAGCCGCTGGGGCCAGCCATGGTGACCGAGGTCGAGGCGTCGCTCGATGCTCAAAACCGTATTGTCGCCTGGAACTATGATGTCTGGAGCAATCCCCATAACAACCGGCCGGTCGGCGCCGGCGGCGTGCTGGTCGGCGGCGAGGTGGTGCCGCCGTTCCCCGCGCCGGAGGGCAAACCTATACCGATGCCCGAGGGCGACGGAGATCGCAATGCGAACCCGCTCTACACGCTGCCCAACATGCATGTCCTCTATCATTTCCTGAAGGATATGCCGATCCGCGTCTCGGCACTCCGCTCGCTTGGCGCGCATCTCAATGTTTTCTCGATCGAATCCATGTTTGACGAATTGGCGAAAGCCAGTGGCGTCGATCCCCTGGTTCTGCGGTTGGCGCACATGAAGGACGAGCGCGCGCGTGCGGTCATGCAGACGGCGGCCGAGCGGTTCGGCTGGGTGAACGGAGTCCGGGGCGATGGCCGGCGAGGCCGCGGCATGGGATTTGCCCGCTACAAGAATCTGGGTGCGTATTGTGCCGTCATGCTCGACATCGAAGTCGAGCGCGAGACTGGCCGCATCGCGGTATTGCGTGCCGTTGCTGCCGTGGATAGCGGTCAACCGGTCAATACGGACGGCATCCGCAACCAGGTCGAAGGCGGCATTATCCAGTCACTGAGTTGGACAACCCATGAGTCCGTAACGTTCGATGCCAACCGGCGGACGAGCTTTGATTGGAGCATGTACCCCATCCTGCGCTTCGCCGACGCGCCGCATTCGGTCGAGGTTCATGTGATCGACAGCGTCGGCATGCCCTTTCTCGGGACCGCGGAATGCGCACAAGGTCCCACGTCGGCCGCTTTGGCAAATGCGCTCGCCGACGCCGTCGGAGTTCGCCTGCGCGAGATGCCGCTCAGCCCTGCGCGCGTCAAGGCGGCGATCGGAGTCATTTGA
- a CDS encoding (2Fe-2S)-binding protein, with amino-acid sequence MILTVNINGVDHALDVDPSTPLLYVLRDDLQLNGAKYGCGLGQCGACTVQVDGRAVFSCLMPIAALDGRRVRTVEGLGSIDNPGPVQRAFEAEQAAQCGYCIAGMIMRAQALLDRTPSPTDAQIRAHMQTNLCRCGTHMRILRAVRRAADSAEAATATRRGPLE; translated from the coding sequence ATGATCCTGACAGTGAATATCAATGGCGTCGACCACGCTCTCGATGTCGATCCATCTACGCCGTTGTTGTATGTGCTTCGCGACGATCTGCAGCTGAATGGCGCGAAATATGGATGCGGCCTGGGACAGTGCGGCGCCTGCACTGTGCAGGTCGACGGCAGGGCCGTATTTTCATGCCTGATGCCCATTGCCGCGTTGGACGGAAGGCGGGTCCGGACGGTCGAAGGGTTGGGATCGATCGACAATCCCGGTCCAGTGCAGCGGGCCTTCGAGGCTGAACAGGCCGCACAGTGCGGGTATTGCATCGCCGGAATGATCATGCGCGCCCAGGCATTGCTCGATCGCACGCCTTCGCCGACCGATGCGCAGATCCGCGCGCATATGCAGACCAATTTATGCCGCTGCGGCACCCATATGCGCATCCTGCGCGCGGTCAGACGCGCGGCGGACAGCGCGGAAGCTGCCACGGCCACGCGTCGGGGGCCATTGGAATGA
- a CDS encoding c-type cytochrome gives MPVTLKAGLIVALGIGVVMSDVAIGLVYKPPIATAVPPDPRAFPVPLIERGATLAMIGDCVVCHTAERGVPYVGGRPLATPFGTLYATNITPDQATGIGSWSFAAFRRAMREGISRDGSHLYPALPYEHFTHVTDDDLMALYAFLMTRRAIRAPAPHNELVFPLGFRPLLAGWNLLFLHRGPFVAKRGESAEWNRGAYLVEGLGHCGGCHTPRNLAGGEERHRAFAGGVAEGWNAPALDPSNRSPHRWTVQSLYTYLRTGIDAGHSAAAGPMGPVSYDLSSAPDADVRAIAVYVASLMRHGHDDDGGAGPVDMKRKAEDAHPSGAALFAGACGGCHGEGAPMVSQGRPSLSLVSAIQEDDPRNMLQAILQGIHPLSDTRGPYMPAFSSDLNDGQIVEIAAYLRARYSTRTPWTQLEAAVMAARGAGAEQ, from the coding sequence ATGCCCGTAACCTTGAAAGCCGGCTTGATCGTGGCGTTGGGCATTGGGGTGGTCATGTCGGACGTGGCAATCGGGCTGGTCTATAAGCCGCCGATCGCGACGGCGGTCCCACCCGATCCGCGCGCTTTTCCCGTGCCTCTGATAGAGCGCGGCGCCACGCTCGCGATGATCGGAGACTGCGTCGTGTGCCACACGGCCGAACGCGGTGTGCCCTATGTGGGCGGCAGACCGCTGGCCACGCCGTTCGGGACGCTTTACGCGACGAACATAACACCGGACCAGGCAACCGGCATCGGCTCATGGTCGTTCGCGGCGTTTCGGCGGGCAATGCGCGAGGGCATATCGCGCGACGGCAGCCACCTTTATCCGGCGCTGCCTTATGAACATTTCACGCATGTGACTGATGACGACCTCATGGCGCTCTATGCATTCCTGATGACGCGAAGGGCGATACGGGCACCGGCTCCTCACAACGAGCTGGTTTTTCCGCTCGGTTTTCGTCCGCTTCTTGCGGGATGGAATCTGCTTTTTCTGCATCGGGGTCCATTCGTCGCCAAACGGGGCGAAAGTGCCGAATGGAATCGAGGCGCCTATCTCGTTGAAGGGCTCGGCCATTGCGGGGGATGCCATACGCCCCGCAACCTGGCCGGCGGAGAGGAACGGCACCGCGCCTTCGCAGGCGGCGTCGCGGAAGGGTGGAACGCCCCGGCGCTCGATCCTTCAAACCGATCTCCGCATCGCTGGACCGTTCAATCCCTCTACACATATCTCCGTACTGGCATCGATGCCGGACACAGCGCCGCCGCAGGTCCGATGGGACCGGTCAGTTACGATCTCTCCTCCGCTCCCGATGCCGATGTCAGAGCCATTGCTGTCTATGTCGCGTCATTGATGCGGCATGGCCACGACGATGACGGGGGGGCTGGGCCCGTGGATATGAAAAGGAAGGCAGAAGACGCGCATCCGTCCGGCGCCGCGTTGTTTGCCGGCGCATGCGGCGGTTGTCACGGGGAGGGAGCCCCCATGGTATCGCAAGGCCGCCCGTCCCTGTCGTTGGTCAGCGCAATCCAGGAAGACGATCCACGCAATATGCTGCAGGCGATTCTTCAGGGGATACACCCTCTCTCGGACACGCGCGGCCCCTATATGCCGGCCTTCTCGAGCGATCTGAACGACGGTCAGATCGTGGAAATCGCGGCTTATCTGCGCGCCAGATATAGCACGCGCACACCATGGACCCAACTTGAAGCGGCCGTCATGGCGGCGCGCGGAGCGGGGGCGGAGCAATGA
- a CDS encoding alkene reductase, with translation MSELFSPVRLGDLHLSNRIVMAPMTRARAADDGIPNASAAEYYRQRAGAGLIITEAINVGPLSAAFERAPGLWTPEQSAAWQAIVSSAKAGGGCMVAQLWHAGRAGARGILAGREPLSPSGVNHDLGELQVWGLLQNGAYVRINATHSRAMTHADITHAIDEYRIAAANARDAGFDGVEIHAGNGYLPHQFLSPGTNRRTDAYGGDATGRARFLREILAAVGQVVPLTRVGIRLSPYADYNNVADPDPDETYASLATWLNGAGLAYVHLADTNAWTGAPDLARLLALFKPRYTGPLIVNAGLSPEHAAALVAEGSTDAVAFGRLFIANPDLPERMRQGGPYNDLRHVGLYGGSAVGYTDYPFLPHDDGAKAAV, from the coding sequence ATGTCAGAGCTTTTCTCCCCCGTTCGCCTTGGGGATCTTCATCTCAGCAACCGCATTGTCATGGCACCCATGACCCGAGCCCGGGCGGCGGACGATGGTATTCCGAACGCTTCCGCCGCCGAATATTACCGGCAACGTGCGGGAGCGGGTCTCATAATTACCGAGGCCATCAACGTCGGGCCACTCTCGGCGGCATTCGAGCGCGCGCCGGGATTATGGACGCCAGAACAGAGTGCCGCCTGGCAGGCGATTGTATCGAGCGCCAAAGCCGGGGGCGGCTGCATGGTTGCCCAGCTTTGGCATGCCGGCAGGGCGGGGGCTCGTGGAATTCTGGCTGGGCGGGAGCCGCTTTCCCCATCGGGGGTCAACCATGATCTCGGCGAGTTGCAGGTTTGGGGGCTTCTGCAAAACGGTGCGTATGTTCGGATCAACGCGACGCATTCTCGCGCGATGACGCATGCCGACATCACGCACGCTATCGACGAGTATCGCATCGCTGCGGCGAATGCGCGCGACGCCGGCTTCGATGGTGTCGAAATTCACGCGGGGAATGGGTATTTGCCCCATCAGTTCCTGTCTCCCGGCACCAATCGGCGAACCGACGCATATGGTGGTGACGCAACTGGCCGAGCGAGGTTTCTGCGTGAAATCCTGGCAGCCGTCGGGCAGGTCGTTCCCCTGACACGCGTCGGCATTCGGCTGTCACCCTATGCAGATTACAATAATGTCGCCGACCCGGACCCCGACGAGACCTATGCGTCCCTGGCAACGTGGCTGAATGGCGCCGGCCTTGCGTATGTGCATCTTGCCGACACGAATGCATGGACCGGCGCTCCCGATCTCGCGCGGCTCCTGGCTCTTTTCAAGCCCCGCTACACAGGGCCCCTCATCGTCAATGCGGGACTCTCCCCGGAACACGCGGCGGCGTTGGTTGCAGAGGGAAGTACGGATGCCGTCGCGTTCGGCCGTCTTTTCATCGCGAACCCCGATTTGCCGGAGCGGATGCGTCAGGGTGGCCCTTATAATGACCTCCGTCATGTCGGATTGTACGGCGGTTCGGCGGTCGGCTATACCGATTACCCGTTTCTTCCGCATGACGACGGCGCCAAGGCGGCAGTGTGA
- a CDS encoding alpha/beta hydrolase, which translates to MATLTTCGGTGLYYKNWGTGQPVLFSHGWPLSADMWDAQMLFLAERGFGASRSTGVVLIDRACSCLGL; encoded by the coding sequence ATGGCGACCCTCACGACCTGCGGCGGGACCGGGCTTTATTACAAGAACTGGGGCACGGGTCAGCCCGTCCTCTTCAGCCACGGGTGGCCGCTGAGCGCGGATATGTGGGACGCCCAGATGCTGTTCCTGGCCGAACGGGGCTTTGGGGCATCGCGTTCGACCGGCGTGGTTTTGATCGATCGAGCCTGCTCCTGCTTGGGGCTGTGA
- a CDS encoding DoxX family protein has translation MIKLFSRDTLLLIARLALAMLFLVMGWGKLVDYSGTVVYMAQTHAPLPAVAAIVAIVMELGIGAALVTGFLVTPLAGILAIYAVMTAFIGHHFWTMDGALRYDMTIHFYKNISIAGGLLALVAAGPGRFVLRLPHRDSGLAIA, from the coding sequence ATGATCAAGCTATTTTCGCGCGACACGCTCCTGCTGATCGCCCGCCTTGCGCTGGCCATGCTGTTCCTTGTCATGGGCTGGGGCAAGCTGGTCGATTATTCCGGCACGGTTGTCTACATGGCCCAGACGCACGCCCCGCTTCCGGCGGTCGCCGCAATTGTCGCGATCGTGATGGAACTGGGCATCGGCGCGGCTCTCGTCACCGGCTTTCTGGTGACACCGCTCGCCGGCATCCTCGCCATCTATGCGGTCATGACGGCCTTTATCGGACATCATTTCTGGACCATGGACGGCGCGCTTCGCTACGATATGACGATCCATTTCTACAAGAATATCAGCATTGCCGGGGGGCTGCTCGCTCTCGTCGCCGCTGGACCCGGCCGCTTTGTGCTGCGACTGCCGCATCGTGACTCGGGTCTTGCTATCGCCTGA